Sequence from the Penaeus monodon isolate SGIC_2016 chromosome 43, NSTDA_Pmon_1, whole genome shotgun sequence genome:
TTGTTATAACACAAATTTCTCCCCATGTTATCAGTCGGAAAATCCCATTCATTCTTTGCTCGAGataaccagaaatggaaaatgtTTGCTGGAAAAAATGCGTGTTTCTTAAAACATGGAAACACAGGAATACATGGATACGCATACTTGAATCGCCATGTATTCCTGATTCAATGTATTAAGAAAACGGTGCCTATAAAAAGAAGTATTTTATGTATCACTCTTGATACGATAAATTAGTAGTAAAATTTTCGAGATTTTTCAAGGCTGATAAGACTCACAAGCAATTATATGTATTTCAGTTGAAGTTAAAATTCAGACGCATCTGATAAAAAGTGATAGAGCAAAATATATTCGTATTACTTTTATTCCAGTGTTCTGTTTCATTATGATGTAGACGAAGGGAACAAAGAAATGCAAGGAAGTATAAACATATAAGgatttattattcaataataaatATCTACAAATCAAAGATTTACTATTTTCCGTTATCAACCGGAACATCAATGGCTCTTTATTAGCAATAACCACATTTAAAAGCGGAGATGGTTATTCAAAAATGAGGGAGGTCTACACACGTGTTCTCCCAAATATCTGTTGAAGCAACACTTATCGAGGCCAGCACACTTGTAGTAGTTGGATCATGTAATGGGGGGTCCTGGAAACGCGGGCATGTAGGACGGACTTGTGGGCAATTGAGTGGCTTGGTACCAACAGGTGTCTCTGGTTCATGCAGCAGTAGGCTTGACCCTCTGGAGTCTTGCCCCAATATCTGCATTGGCTTGGGCCATTGGAGATTCCACCGCCGATAATAGCACTACCACCGTGGATTCCACCACCATGAATACCGCCGCCGAAGAGACCACCTCCGTGGACGCCAGCGAAGCTTCCAGAAAGGAATCTGTTGGATCCTTGCCCACCTTTCCTTTGGTCTACACCGGCGGAGACGGCCACCAAGACCGATGGCTCTTTATTAGCAATAACCACCTTTAAAAGGGGAGatgattattgaaaaatgagGGAGGTTTGCATACGTGTTCTCCCAAACACCTGTCGAAGCAACACTTATCGAGGCCAGCACACTTGTAGTCGTTGGAACAGGTATTGGGGGGTCCATGGAATCGTGGGCATGTGGGACGGACTTGTGGGCAATTGAGTGGCTTGGTGCCAACAGGTGTCTCTGGTTCATGCACCGTCTCGCAGCAGTAGGCTTGACCCTCCGGAGTCTTGCACCAATATCTGCATTCACTTGGGCCACTGGAGATTCCACTGCCGATAATAGCACTACCACCGTGTATTCCACTATGGATACCTCCATCATGAATTCCACCATGGATTCCGCCACCATTAAAACCGCTGCCGAAGAGACCGCCTCCGTGGACGTCAGCGAAGCCTCCAGGAAGGAATCTGTTGGATCCTTGTCCACCTCTTCTTCGGTCTACACCGGCGGAGACGGTCACCAGGAGGCAACACACAATCACGGCTTTGATGCTCTGTAAGAGGAGATAACAAAATTATCGACTCTGATATGTAAAGAATTAGTTGTACTTATAAAACCACTATGACGACCCAGTGTTTAAAGAGTTAAGACAAcagaattaaaaattatatatataagaaatagagcGAAACATAGTTATCATCATATCTCGAAAGATGTACTCACATTCATTGCTGACCAGAGGTGTCTGTGTAATGTGGCGAGTGCGAGTTGCAA
This genomic interval carries:
- the LOC119568228 gene encoding DEAD-box ATP-dependent RNA helicase 52A-like isoform X7 — protein: MNSIKAVIVCCLLVTVSAGVDRRRGGQGSNRFLPGGFAGAHGGGLFGSGFNGGGIHGGIHDGGIHSGIHGGSAIIGSGISSGPSECRYWCKTPEGQAYCCETVHEPETPVGTKPLNCPQVRPTCPRFHGPPNTCSNDYKCAGLDKCCFDRCLGEHVCKPPSFFNNHLPF
- the LOC119568228 gene encoding uncharacterized protein LOC119568228 isoform X8, which codes for MNSIKAVIVCCLLVTVSAGVDRRRGGQGSNRFLPGGFADVHGGGLFGSGFNGGGIHGGIHDGGIHSGIHGGSAIIGSGISSGPSECRYWCKTPEGQAYCCETVHEPETPVGTKPLNCPQVRPTCPRFHGPPNTCSNDYKCAGLDKCCFDRCLGEHVCKPPSFFNNHLPF
- the LOC119568228 gene encoding uncharacterized protein LOC119568228 isoform X11 — encoded protein: MNSIKAVIVCCLLVTVSAGVDRRRGGQGSNRFLPGGFADVHGGGLFGSGFNGGGIHGGIHDGGIHSGIHGGSAIIGSGISSGPSECRYWCKTPEGQAYCCETVHEPETPVGTKPLNCPQVRPTCPRFHGPPNTCSNDYKCAGLDKCCFDRCLGEHVCKPPSFFNNHLPF
- the LOC119568228 gene encoding uncharacterized protein LOC119568228 isoform X9, yielding MNSIKAVIVCCLLVTVSAGVDRRRGGQGSNRFLPGGFADVHGGGLFGSGFNGGGIHGGIHDGGIHSGIHGGSAIIGSGISSGPSECRYWCKTPEGQAYCCETVHEPETPVGTKPLNCPQVRPTCPRFHGPPNTCSNDYKCAGLDKCCFDRCLGEHVCKPPSFFNNHLPF